The uncultured Campylobacter sp. nucleotide sequence AGCGCCTTTTAATCGAGACGGATGCGCCCTATCTGACCCCACATCCGCATCGTGGCGAGCGCAATGAGCCTGCATTTACGAGACTCGTGGTAGAAAAAGTCGCGGAAATTTTAAGCCTAAGCGTAGAAGAGGTTGAAGCAATAACGACTCAAAACGCCTGCAGGCTTTTTGGCGATAAAATCAAAGGAGAGATATGAAAGCCATAAAATTTATACTGCTAGCCCTACTTTTAGTGGGCGAAGCGTTTGCGAGCCAGCCCGGTCTGATGCGCGCAAATCACGACTATATTTTAAATCAATTCGGCATCGAAAATAACGAATCGAGCAAAAACGTAGTTGCGGGCATATTCCGTGCGATCAATGCAAGCGATCGCAAGCAGTTTAAGCATATCGTGACTTCACAGTCGCACAATGCCTACTTAGTCAAATCCGAGGTCGATAACATCGAAGCTCCGGAATTCTTATTGTATTTGGCAATGGTAGAATCTCATCTTAAAAACACCGTAACTTCGGGCGCTAGCGCAGGTGGTATGTGGCAGCTGATGCCGGCGACTGCGAAAAATTTCGGTCTTAGAGTAGATAGCGCCGTAGATGAGCGTCGCGATCCCGCAGCCTCTACGGATGCTGCGTTTTCGTATATTTTGCATCTGAAGCAAAATTTTGGCAAGTGGTATTTAGCGCTAATGGCGTATAATTGTGGCGATCAAAAGCTTAAAAATGCGATTGCAGCTACTGGCAGCGACGATCTGGATCGCTTGCTAAAAAGCCCCGCACTTCCTAATGAGACTAAGAATTTTATCAAGCGTATTATTAAATACGCTTACATCGCTCAAAATGAAAATATGCGTAAAATTCTGCTTTTTGAAAGCGAGCC carries:
- a CDS encoding lytic transglycosylase domain-containing protein, producing the protein MKAIKFILLALLLVGEAFASQPGLMRANHDYILNQFGIENNESSKNVVAGIFRAINASDRKQFKHIVTSQSHNAYLVKSEVDNIEAPEFLLYLAMVESHLKNTVTSGASAGGMWQLMPATAKNFGLRVDSAVDERRDPAASTDAAFSYILHLKQNFGKWYLALMAYNCGDQKLKNAIAATGSDDLDRLLKSPALPNETKNFIKRIIKYAYIAQNENMRKILLFESEPWGLKRIAVAPGTKLSAVAKQIGISPSQMQDYNAHIKNGISPLNGKYFFYIPQSKYAEFVVNQGAFQAYEPRLKQRKPGRVLAGLANELSLKDKNEIALNNIKFNK